A genome region from Carya illinoinensis cultivar Pawnee chromosome 2, C.illinoinensisPawnee_v1, whole genome shotgun sequence includes the following:
- the LOC122298787 gene encoding elicitor-responsive protein 3, with product MRGGILEVLLVNAEGIRHTNLIGTPSYYVVIECGTQVHRSKVSSGEDDKAWWNEKFIFELPLSDWKNLTHLKIRIMDTEFLRESAFIGETMIYLGGIVLEGADRDFIEIKPAPYNVVLDDDTYEGQIKIGIKFITNVRINGNRLKSHRNSSC from the exons atgagaGGAGGCATCCTTGAAGTGCTTCTTGTTAATGCTGAAGGCATTAGACACACAAACCTTATTG GAACCCCATCGTATTATGTTGTTATCGAATGTGGAACTCAAGTACATAGAAGCAAAGTATCATCAG GTGAAGATGATAAGGCTTGGTGGAATGAAAAATTCATATTTGAGCTCCCTTTGTCTGATTGGAAAAACTTGACTCATCTCAAAATAAGAATCATGGACACAGAATTCCTCAGAGAAAGTGCATTTATTGGTGAAACAAT GATTTACCTTGGTGGAATAGTTTTAGAGGGAGCCGACAGAGACTTTATAGAAATAAAACCGGCTCCATATAATGTGGTGCTTGACGATGATACCTACGAGGGCCAGATAAAGATTGGGATTAAGTTCATTACAAATGTAAGAATTAATGGCAATAGATTAAAGTCTCATCGTAATTCTTCTTGTTGA